A portion of the Pseudomonas sp. GR 6-02 genome contains these proteins:
- the garD gene encoding galactarate dehydratase, which produces MQLIEHSDSPRYIRLHERDNVVIVVNDQGVPAGTEFPDGLVTVDFVPQSHKVTLEDIPEGGQVIRYGQTIGYALQPIPRGSWVKEDQLRMPTAPPLDSLPLSTEVPAAQAPLEGFTFEGYRNADGTVGTRNILGITTTVQCVTGVLDHAVKRIKDELLPKYPNVDDVVALTHSYGCGVAITATDAYIPIRTVRNLARNPNLGGEALVISLGCEKLQAGQVMHENDSSVDLSEPWLYRLQDSSHGFTEMIEQIMALAETRLKKLDQRRRETVPASELILGMQCGGSDAFSGITANPALGYASDLLLRAGATVMFSEVTEVRDAIYLLTSRAETEEVAQELVREMDWYDRYLAKGEADRSANTTPGNKKGGLSNIVEKSLGSIVKSGSSAINGVLGPGERFKRKGLIFCATPASDFVCGTLQLAAGMNLHVFTTGRGTPYGLAMAPVVKVSTRTELAQRWPDLIDIDAGRIATGRASIEDLGWELFHYYLDVASGKKQTWAEQHKLHNDITLFNPAPIT; this is translated from the coding sequence ATGCAGTTGATTGAACATTCCGACTCGCCGCGCTACATCCGCCTGCACGAGCGGGACAATGTGGTGATCGTGGTCAACGATCAGGGCGTACCGGCCGGCACCGAATTCCCCGATGGCCTGGTCACCGTGGATTTCGTGCCGCAGAGCCACAAGGTCACCCTCGAGGACATTCCCGAGGGCGGCCAGGTGATTCGATACGGCCAGACGATCGGCTACGCGTTGCAGCCGATTCCTCGCGGCAGTTGGGTCAAGGAAGATCAACTGCGCATGCCCACCGCGCCACCGCTGGACAGCTTGCCGCTATCCACCGAAGTGCCGGCCGCGCAGGCACCGCTGGAAGGCTTCACCTTCGAGGGCTATCGCAACGCCGACGGCACCGTCGGCACGCGCAACATTCTCGGCATCACCACCACCGTGCAGTGCGTCACCGGCGTGCTGGATCACGCGGTAAAACGCATCAAGGACGAGTTGCTGCCCAAGTACCCGAACGTCGATGACGTGGTGGCGCTGACCCACAGTTACGGCTGTGGCGTGGCGATCACCGCCACCGACGCGTACATCCCGATCCGCACCGTGCGCAATCTGGCGCGCAACCCGAACCTGGGGGGCGAGGCGCTGGTAATCAGCCTGGGCTGCGAGAAATTGCAGGCCGGGCAGGTGATGCATGAGAACGATAGCTCGGTAGATTTGAGCGAGCCGTGGTTGTATCGCTTGCAGGATTCCAGTCACGGTTTCACCGAGATGATCGAGCAGATCATGGCGCTGGCCGAAACCCGTTTGAAGAAGCTCGATCAACGCCGCCGGGAAACCGTGCCTGCGTCCGAGCTGATCCTCGGCATGCAGTGCGGCGGCAGCGATGCGTTCTCCGGGATCACCGCCAACCCGGCCCTGGGCTATGCCTCGGACCTGTTACTGCGGGCTGGTGCGACGGTGATGTTTTCCGAAGTCACCGAAGTGCGCGATGCGATTTACCTGCTGACGTCCCGGGCGGAAACCGAAGAAGTCGCTCAGGAGCTGGTGCGGGAAATGGACTGGTACGACCGTTACCTGGCCAAGGGCGAAGCGGATCGCAGCGCCAACACCACGCCGGGGAACAAGAAGGGCGGGTTGTCGAACATTGTCGAGAAGTCCTTGGGCTCGATCGTCAAATCCGGCAGCAGCGCGATCAACGGGGTGCTTGGCCCTGGGGAACGGTTCAAGCGCAAAGGGCTGATTTTCTGTGCGACCCCGGCCAGTGATTTTGTCTGCGGGACGTTGCAGTTGGCGGCGGGGATGAACCTGCATGTGTTCACCACCGGGCGTGGTACGCCTTATGGATTGGCGATGGCGCCAGTGGTGAAGGTCTCGACTCGCACAGAACTGGCGCAGCGCTGGCCGGACCTGATCGACATCGATGCCGGGCGGATTGCCACCGGGCGGGCGTCGATCGAAGACCTCGGCTGGGAGTTGTTCCACTACTACCTGGACGTGGCCAGCGGCAAGAAACAGACGTGGGCGGAGCAGCACAAGCTGCATAACGACATCACCTTGTTCAACCCGGCGCCGATCACGTAA
- the rimI gene encoding ribosomal protein S18-alanine N-acetyltransferase has product MSDAVSFRPMTEADLDAVLKIEYAAYSHPWTRGIFLDGLGKYQIWLMFEGQQQVGHGVVQIILDEAHLLNITVKPENQGRGLGLTLLEHLMSIAYKAEARECFLEVRDSNRAAFRLYERYGFNEIGRRRDYYPAVGGREDAVVMACTLVD; this is encoded by the coding sequence ATGAGTGACGCTGTATCGTTCCGCCCGATGACCGAGGCGGACCTGGACGCTGTACTGAAAATCGAATACGCAGCCTACAGCCATCCCTGGACTCGCGGGATTTTTCTCGATGGCCTGGGCAAGTACCAGATCTGGCTGATGTTCGAAGGGCAGCAGCAGGTCGGTCATGGCGTAGTGCAGATCATCCTTGATGAGGCGCATCTGCTGAACATCACCGTCAAACCGGAAAATCAGGGCCGCGGCCTGGGCTTGACGCTGCTGGAGCATTTGATGTCGATTGCCTACAAAGCTGAGGCGCGGGAATGTTTTCTGGAAGTGCGTGACAGCAACCGGGCGGCATTTCGGTTGTATGAGCGGTATGGGTTTAACGAGATCGGGCGTCGGCGGGATTACTACCCGGCGGTTGGCGGGCGGGAAGATGCGGTGGTGATGGCTTGCACCTTGGTTGATTGA
- the mksE gene encoding Mks condensin complex protein MksE — protein sequence MHLDLNELSQLAPIFRELFKGYHVSRRDPELYAQLSNFQDQYRTLFKALGFELVCDTRGFYYFVPDLAAAAVNKTAQRLALFTFILVEHLADQGRDPIAVLDGGSLGRDELPSLLEKYRDLFIQAEVQTVEELEEKIMRRMTQLGFAGEENGVYRFLPPMHRFLDVCLSVQQDRDLAASLHSVLPLPAPVLIDEDSDEKLLQTDDPLDLTEFEEESEEDALARAIAEEQETDA from the coding sequence ATGCATCTTGATCTAAACGAACTGTCCCAGCTGGCGCCGATCTTTCGCGAGCTGTTCAAGGGCTACCACGTCAGCCGCCGCGACCCGGAGCTGTACGCCCAACTGTCGAACTTCCAGGACCAGTACCGCACCCTGTTCAAGGCGTTGGGTTTTGAACTGGTGTGCGACACCCGTGGTTTCTACTACTTCGTGCCGGACCTGGCTGCGGCGGCGGTAAACAAAACGGCGCAACGTCTGGCGCTGTTCACCTTCATCCTCGTCGAACACCTGGCCGACCAGGGCCGCGACCCGATCGCCGTGCTCGACGGTGGCAGCCTCGGTCGCGATGAATTGCCATCGTTGCTGGAAAAGTACCGCGACCTGTTTATCCAGGCCGAAGTGCAGACCGTCGAAGAACTCGAAGAAAAAATCATGCGCCGCATGACCCAGCTCGGATTCGCCGGCGAAGAAAACGGTGTCTACCGTTTCCTGCCGCCGATGCACCGCTTCCTCGATGTCTGCCTGTCGGTCCAGCAAGACCGCGACCTGGCCGCCAGCCTGCACAGCGTGCTGCCGTTGCCGGCGCCGGTGCTGATCGACGAAGACAGCGACGAAAAGCTGCTGCAGACCGACGACCCGCTCGATCTCACCGAGTTTGAAGAAGAGAGCGAAGAAGACGCCCTGGCCCGCGCCATTGCCGAAGAACAGGAGACCGACGCATGA
- the mksB gene encoding Mks condensin complex protein MksB, which yields MIEPKRVLRALAEHWALLEPLCEHFDQGTLSLNELRSQLAAQQLDSTPQDITSLLDVWIRLDILVPVAKSPNRFELNAQIHDFLAYLRREHRLGLCLEIEAYLRHLERLAGYIQDAFDIRDGNDLARQLRLLDMRVRDVLKKLANDEQALVAVAERAKTSDRQIPLRQRYAEVLATWDEYVEPMIQLVNADGAFEQGVRKVENVLLRMLTEQQRLGHLVDDDMLLRTHARILEMQTSAQLTLRHARELLLPLREEARRHNAVTRGAALALSAIRRKGIDAVPQAAMPLFTRPQSTFLGSASQVEAYVYALARFEPKPARFPKAHKTQKGEAPRAPRTVREMLERCEDALPMPDLMSWLLEQEPDGATDELLYWFSRLSREKRFKRERLERRDYHTHEHQVSLRSFALLSARDTAAEDSASTPHAS from the coding sequence ATGATCGAACCCAAGCGCGTCTTGCGCGCCCTCGCTGAACACTGGGCACTTCTGGAGCCACTGTGCGAGCACTTCGACCAAGGCACCCTGAGCCTCAACGAACTGCGTTCACAGTTGGCCGCCCAGCAACTGGACAGCACACCGCAGGACATCACCAGCCTGCTGGACGTGTGGATTCGCCTCGACATTCTGGTTCCCGTGGCGAAAAGCCCGAACCGTTTCGAGCTCAACGCGCAGATCCATGACTTCCTCGCTTACCTGCGCCGTGAGCACCGTCTGGGCCTGTGCCTGGAAATCGAAGCCTATCTGCGCCACCTCGAACGCCTGGCCGGTTACATCCAGGACGCCTTCGACATTCGCGACGGCAACGATCTGGCGCGCCAGTTGCGCCTGCTCGACATGCGCGTGCGGGACGTGCTGAAGAAACTCGCCAACGACGAACAGGCCTTGGTGGCCGTCGCCGAACGGGCCAAGACCAGCGACCGGCAGATTCCGCTGCGTCAGCGTTATGCTGAAGTGCTGGCGACCTGGGACGAATACGTCGAACCGATGATTCAGCTGGTGAATGCCGACGGCGCCTTCGAACAAGGCGTGCGCAAGGTTGAGAACGTGTTGTTGCGCATGCTCACCGAACAGCAGCGCCTCGGCCATCTGGTCGACGACGACATGCTGCTGCGCACCCACGCGCGCATCCTCGAAATGCAGACCAGCGCCCAGTTGACCCTGCGTCACGCCCGCGAGCTGCTGCTGCCGCTGCGCGAAGAAGCCCGCCGGCACAACGCCGTGACCCGTGGCGCAGCCCTGGCGTTGTCGGCCATTCGTCGTAAAGGCATCGATGCGGTGCCGCAAGCCGCGATGCCGCTGTTCACCCGCCCGCAAAGCACCTTCCTCGGCAGTGCCAGCCAAGTCGAAGCCTATGTCTACGCCCTGGCCCGTTTCGAGCCGAAACCGGCGCGTTTCCCCAAGGCCCACAAGACCCAGAAAGGCGAAGCCCCGCGCGCGCCACGCACGGTTCGGGAAATGCTCGAACGTTGCGAAGATGCCCTGCCAATGCCGGACCTGATGAGCTGGCTGCTGGAGCAGGAGCCGGACGGCGCCACCGACGAATTGCTCTACTGGTTCTCGCGCCTGTCGCGGGAAAAACGCTTCAAGCGCGAGCGTCTGGAACGCCGCGATTACCATACTCACGAGCATCAGGTCAGCCTGCGCTCCTTCGCCCTGCTCTCGGCCCGCGACACCGCCGCCGAGGATTCTGCGAGCACCCCACATGCATCTTGA
- the mksF gene encoding Mks condensin complex protein MksF, translating into MSKERYGIRRFALLNTAGYSLGLFPLEEPLSVYGANNLGKSASINALQFPILARMSDMSFGKYSLEQSRRFYFASDTSYILVEVSLPHGPHVIGVVGRGPGGGFGHQFFAYAGKLDLAHYQKDDTCLRQKELFTNLEREGLKAYELKPDELRRLLVGGHTSIPLDLTLIPLRSTSEQSLKTFRALFINLLHMREITAAKLKQLFLDAFEHSLRSGSVDYIAACEEAFRDVRRMEQDYNSLVAAGPLVEALANGVKQRDILRGKLHRLSPLLDSLLGTWSDYASARKEELTIQAEHYRNEQDALQNDQRGGTQELMRLEREITGIQRWLGELSVLKHRFALVDDVKVLEQQLLAAKDAHDELAGALAQSRQFSAEDLEERLRDLEKRLKSVKQQLDHADNNSYARLREEFSQQDVERLMRLFNSALFSLPLGEHGIALDEDGEWVKSMELILDGFKGERFEVPGLSIDLSHIEPPALQALADRAALRDQKERLDKELKQLKTQQAVAADRAASKTQTEALYQQVLDAQKALEDFRRAQTLSAEEGDKLEQLAQMEAAQDELKRSSDAFTERVQQLSAKLQLVGRQIGDMEAKQRTLDDALRRRQLLPADLPFGTPFMDPVDDSMDNLLPLLNDYQDSWQGLLRADGQIDALYAQVRLKGVAKFDSEDDMERRLQLLINAYAHRTDEALTLGKARRAAVTDIARTLRNIRSDYDSLEHQLALFNREINKRQVSNLQSFRIVLAPNKEALKHIDQIIHSAGQYEEGETLSVFDLSQSAEQDNKNEEAKEYLARLVAANHNQLGLKDLFELAFEITKVNGQPVIHTDIDGAASNGTTMTIKALTNMYLLLHLMDRDQAGRVRLPYYLDEAADIDEKNQAALLETSLQLGFVPILASVKPQVCASVAIDLEGGSGPNGIYIDEADWKFIRRHDEVKATVNIQADEPELDAV; encoded by the coding sequence ATGAGCAAGGAACGCTACGGCATTCGCCGCTTTGCCCTTTTGAACACCGCCGGTTACAGCCTCGGCCTGTTCCCGCTGGAAGAGCCGCTGTCGGTCTACGGCGCGAACAACCTTGGTAAGTCCGCCTCGATCAACGCCTTGCAGTTCCCGATTCTGGCGCGCATGTCGGACATGAGTTTCGGCAAGTACAGCCTGGAACAATCGCGGCGTTTCTACTTCGCCTCGGACACCAGTTACATCCTCGTCGAAGTCTCCCTGCCCCACGGCCCGCACGTGATTGGCGTGGTCGGTCGCGGCCCGGGTGGTGGTTTCGGTCACCAGTTCTTTGCCTACGCCGGCAAACTCGACCTGGCTCATTATCAGAAAGACGACACCTGCCTGCGGCAGAAAGAGCTGTTCACCAATCTTGAGCGCGAAGGCCTGAAAGCCTACGAACTCAAGCCGGATGAACTGCGTCGTTTGCTGGTGGGCGGCCACACCTCGATTCCGCTCGACCTGACGCTGATCCCGCTGCGCTCCACCAGTGAGCAGAGCCTGAAGACCTTCCGCGCCCTGTTCATCAACCTGCTGCACATGCGTGAAATCACCGCGGCCAAGCTCAAGCAGCTGTTCCTCGATGCCTTCGAACACAGCCTGCGTTCCGGCAGTGTCGATTACATCGCCGCGTGCGAAGAAGCGTTCCGCGATGTCCGCCGCATGGAGCAGGACTACAACTCGCTGGTCGCGGCCGGTCCCTTGGTCGAAGCCTTGGCCAACGGCGTGAAACAGCGGGATATCCTGCGCGGCAAACTGCATCGCCTGTCGCCGCTGCTCGATTCCCTGCTCGGCACCTGGTCGGACTACGCCAGTGCTCGCAAGGAAGAACTGACGATTCAGGCCGAGCACTACCGCAACGAGCAGGACGCCCTGCAAAACGATCAACGCGGTGGCACTCAAGAGCTGATGCGCCTGGAGCGGGAAATCACCGGCATCCAGCGCTGGCTCGGCGAATTGTCGGTGCTCAAGCATCGCTTCGCCCTGGTCGATGACGTCAAAGTCCTCGAACAGCAATTGCTCGCCGCCAAGGACGCGCACGATGAACTGGCCGGTGCGCTGGCCCAGTCGCGGCAGTTTTCGGCCGAAGACCTGGAAGAGCGTCTGCGGGATCTGGAAAAACGCCTGAAATCGGTGAAGCAACAACTCGATCACGCTGACAACAACAGCTATGCCCGTCTGCGCGAAGAGTTCTCGCAGCAGGACGTCGAGCGCCTGATGCGGCTGTTCAACAGCGCGCTGTTCAGCCTGCCGTTGGGCGAACACGGCATTGCGCTGGATGAGGACGGTGAATGGGTCAAATCCATGGAGCTGATCCTCGATGGCTTCAAAGGCGAGCGCTTCGAAGTGCCGGGCCTGTCCATCGACCTGTCGCACATCGAGCCACCGGCCCTGCAAGCCTTGGCCGACCGTGCGGCACTGCGCGATCAGAAAGAGCGTCTGGACAAAGAACTCAAGCAACTGAAAACCCAGCAAGCCGTAGCAGCCGACCGTGCGGCCAGCAAGACCCAGACCGAGGCGCTGTACCAACAGGTGCTGGATGCGCAGAAAGCCCTGGAAGACTTCCGCCGCGCGCAAACCCTGAGCGCCGAAGAAGGCGACAAGCTTGAGCAATTGGCGCAGATGGAAGCCGCCCAGGACGAGTTGAAACGCTCCAGCGATGCCTTCACCGAACGCGTCCAGCAACTGTCGGCCAAGCTGCAATTGGTCGGCCGGCAGATCGGTGACATGGAAGCCAAGCAACGCACCCTCGACGATGCCCTGCGCCGCCGTCAGCTGTTGCCGGCCGACCTGCCGTTCGGCACGCCGTTCATGGACCCGGTCGACGACTCCATGGACAACCTGCTGCCATTGCTCAATGACTATCAGGACAGCTGGCAAGGCCTGCTGCGGGCCGACGGGCAGATCGACGCGCTCTACGCGCAGGTTCGCCTCAAGGGCGTGGCCAAGTTCGACAGCGAAGACGATATGGAACGTCGCCTGCAACTGCTGATCAACGCGTACGCACACCGCACCGATGAAGCCCTGACCCTCGGCAAGGCGCGTCGCGCGGCGGTTACCGACATCGCCCGGACCCTGCGCAACATCCGCAGCGACTACGACAGCCTCGAACATCAACTGGCGCTGTTCAACCGTGAGATCAACAAACGTCAGGTCTCCAACCTGCAGAGTTTCCGTATCGTGCTCGCGCCGAACAAGGAAGCGCTCAAGCACATTGACCAGATCATCCACAGCGCCGGTCAGTACGAAGAAGGCGAAACCCTCTCCGTCTTCGACTTGAGCCAAAGCGCCGAGCAGGACAACAAGAACGAAGAAGCCAAGGAATACCTGGCACGGCTGGTGGCGGCCAACCACAACCAGCTCGGTCTCAAGGATCTGTTCGAACTGGCGTTCGAGATCACCAAGGTCAATGGCCAACCGGTGATCCACACCGACATCGACGGCGCGGCGTCCAACGGCACCACCATGACCATCAAGGCGCTGACCAACATGTACTTGTTGCTGCACTTGATGGACCGCGACCAGGCCGGTCGCGTGCGCCTGCCGTACTACCTCGACGAGGCAGCAGACATCGACGAGAAGAACCAGGCAGCGCTGTTGGAAACCAGCCTGCAACTGGGCTTCGTGCCGATCCTGGCGAGTGTGAAGCCGCAAGTCTGCGCCAGCGTCGCCATCGACCTGGAAGGCGGCAGCGGCCCGAACGGTATCTACATCGACGAGGCGGACTGGAAGTTCATCCGTCGTCACGATGAAGTGAAAGCAACCGTTAACATCCAGGCGGACGAACCGGAGCTGGATGCGGTCTGA
- a CDS encoding MFS transporter has protein sequence MQSTKPTHVRYLILLMLFLVTTINYADRATIAIAGSSLQKDLGIDAVTLGYIFSAFGWAYVAGQIPGGWLLDRFGSKKVYALSIFTWSLFTVLQGYVGEFGLSTAVVALFMLRFLVGLAEAPSFPGNARIVAAWFPTAERGTASAIFNSAQYFATVLFAPLMGWIVYSFGWQHVFIVMGVIGIIFSGIWLKVIHSPRQHPMINDAEFKHIADNGGMVDMDQDKGKGKKVDGPKWDYIRQLLTNRMMLGVYLGQYCINGITYFFLTWFPVYLVQERGMTILKAGFIASLPAICGFIGGVLGGVISDYLLRKGHSLTFARKAPIIAGLLVSSSIVACNYVDIEWMVVGFMALAFFGKGVGALGWAVVSDTSPKQIAGLSGGLFNMFGNIASITTPIVIGYIISSTGSFKWALVFVGCNALVAVFSYLVIVGPIKRVVLKEPPVSGPETNNKLSEAHS, from the coding sequence ATGCAATCGACCAAGCCGACTCACGTCCGCTATTTGATTTTGCTCATGCTGTTTCTGGTGACCACGATCAACTACGCCGACCGGGCGACCATCGCGATCGCAGGCTCCAGCCTGCAAAAAGACCTCGGCATCGACGCGGTCACTCTCGGTTATATCTTCTCCGCATTCGGTTGGGCCTACGTGGCCGGGCAAATTCCCGGTGGCTGGTTGCTGGACCGGTTCGGTTCGAAAAAAGTCTATGCCCTGAGCATCTTTACCTGGTCGCTGTTCACCGTACTGCAAGGCTATGTCGGTGAGTTCGGGCTTTCCACCGCCGTCGTCGCGCTGTTCATGCTGCGCTTTCTGGTGGGCCTGGCCGAAGCGCCATCCTTCCCCGGCAACGCACGCATCGTAGCGGCGTGGTTCCCGACCGCAGAACGCGGCACCGCCTCGGCGATCTTCAACTCGGCGCAATACTTCGCCACCGTACTGTTTGCGCCGCTGATGGGCTGGATCGTCTACAGCTTCGGCTGGCAGCACGTGTTCATCGTCATGGGCGTGATCGGCATCATCTTCTCGGGGATCTGGCTGAAAGTTATCCACAGTCCGCGCCAGCACCCGATGATTAACGACGCCGAGTTCAAGCACATCGCCGACAACGGCGGCATGGTCGACATGGACCAGGACAAAGGTAAAGGTAAAAAGGTCGACGGTCCGAAGTGGGACTACATCCGCCAGTTGCTGACCAACCGCATGATGCTCGGCGTGTACCTGGGCCAGTACTGCATCAACGGCATCACCTACTTCTTCCTGACCTGGTTCCCGGTGTACCTGGTGCAAGAACGCGGCATGACCATCCTCAAGGCCGGTTTCATTGCCTCGTTGCCGGCAATCTGCGGGTTTATCGGTGGCGTGCTCGGCGGAGTGATTTCTGACTATCTGCTGCGCAAGGGCCACTCGCTGACCTTCGCCCGCAAGGCGCCGATCATCGCCGGTCTGCTGGTTTCCAGCAGCATCGTGGCTTGCAACTATGTCGATATCGAATGGATGGTGGTCGGCTTCATGGCCCTGGCCTTCTTCGGCAAAGGTGTGGGCGCATTGGGCTGGGCGGTGGTGTCCGATACCTCGCCGAAACAGATCGCCGGTTTGAGTGGTGGCCTGTTCAACATGTTCGGCAACATTGCGTCGATCACCACGCCGATTGTCATCGGTTACATCATCAGCTCCACCGGCTCCTTCAAATGGGCGCTGGTGTTCGTCGGTTGCAACGCGCTGGTCGCGGTATTCAGCTACCTGGTGATCGTTGGCCCGATCAAACGTGTGGTACTCAAAGAGCCGCCAGTCAGCGGTCCTGAAACGAACAACAAGTTATCTGAAGCGCATTCCTGA
- a CDS encoding aldehyde dehydrogenase family protein, giving the protein MADAKRFDNYINGEWVTGSDYCANINPSELSDTLGDYAKADLAQVHAAIDAARAAFPAWSTSGIQARHDALDKVGSEILARREELGTLLAREEGKTLPEAIGEVTRAGNIFKFFAGECLRLSGDYVPSVRPGVNVEVTREALGVVGLITPWNFPIAIPAWKIAPALAYGNCVVLKPADLVPGCAWALAEIISRAGFPAGVFNLVMGSGRVVGEALVNSPKVDGISFTGSVGVGRQIAVNCVSRQAKVQLEMGGKNPQIILDDADLKQAVELSVQSAFYSTGQRCTASSRLIVTAGIHDKFVEAMAERMKSIKVGHALKSGTDIGPVVSQAQLEQDLKYIDIGQSEGARLVSGGGLVTCDTEGYFLAPTLFADSEAAMRISREEIFGPVANIVRVADYDAALEMANDTEFGLSAGIATTSLKYANHFKRHSQAGMVMVNLPTAGVDYHVPFGGRKGSSYGSREQGRYAQEFYTVVKTAYIGS; this is encoded by the coding sequence GTGGCAGATGCAAAGCGTTTTGATAACTACATCAACGGTGAATGGGTGACGGGCAGTGATTACTGCGCCAACATCAACCCGTCCGAGCTGAGCGATACCCTCGGCGACTATGCCAAGGCTGATCTGGCGCAGGTCCACGCCGCCATCGACGCCGCCCGCGCTGCGTTTCCGGCATGGTCCACTTCCGGTATTCAGGCTCGGCACGATGCGCTGGATAAAGTCGGCAGCGAGATCCTCGCCCGTCGCGAAGAGCTCGGCACGTTGCTGGCCCGGGAAGAGGGCAAGACCCTGCCCGAAGCCATCGGCGAAGTGACCCGCGCCGGCAACATCTTCAAGTTCTTCGCCGGTGAATGCCTGCGTCTGTCCGGTGACTACGTGCCGTCGGTGCGTCCGGGCGTCAATGTCGAAGTCACTCGCGAAGCGCTGGGCGTGGTCGGCCTGATCACGCCATGGAACTTTCCGATCGCGATCCCGGCGTGGAAAATCGCTCCGGCTTTGGCTTACGGCAACTGCGTGGTGCTGAAACCTGCCGATCTGGTGCCGGGCTGTGCCTGGGCGCTGGCGGAAATCATCTCCCGCGCCGGTTTCCCGGCCGGCGTGTTCAACCTGGTGATGGGCAGCGGGCGAGTAGTCGGCGAGGCGCTCGTCAACAGCCCGAAAGTCGATGGCATCAGCTTCACCGGTTCGGTCGGCGTGGGCCGGCAGATCGCGGTCAATTGCGTGTCGCGCCAGGCCAAGGTGCAGCTGGAGATGGGCGGCAAGAACCCGCAGATCATTCTCGACGATGCCGACCTCAAGCAAGCGGTCGAACTGTCGGTGCAGAGCGCGTTCTACTCCACCGGCCAGCGTTGCACCGCGTCGAGCCGTCTTATCGTCACCGCCGGGATTCACGACAAATTCGTCGAAGCCATGGCTGAGCGCATGAAGTCGATCAAGGTCGGTCATGCGTTGAAGTCCGGCACCGACATCGGCCCTGTGGTCTCGCAAGCGCAGTTGGAACAGGACCTGAAGTACATCGACATCGGCCAGTCCGAAGGTGCGCGTCTGGTCAGCGGCGGTGGTCTGGTGACGTGCGACACCGAGGGTTACTTCCTCGCCCCGACGCTGTTTGCCGACAGCGAAGCTGCGATGCGCATCAGCCGCGAAGAGATCTTCGGCCCGGTGGCCAACATCGTTCGCGTAGCGGATTACGACGCTGCACTGGAAATGGCCAACGACACCGAGTTCGGCCTGTCGGCGGGTATCGCCACTACGTCGCTGAAGTACGCCAACCACTTCAAGCGCCATTCCCAGGCCGGGATGGTGATGGTCAACCTGCCGACCGCCGGTGTGGATTACCACGTTCCGTTCGGTGGGCGTAAAGGTTCATCCTATGGTTCACGTGAGCAAGGTCGCTATGCGCAAGAGTTCTACACGGTCGTAAAAACTGCCTACATCGGTTCCTGA
- the kdgD gene encoding 5-dehydro-4-deoxyglucarate dehydratase, whose translation MNPQELKSILSSGLLSFPVTDFNAQGDFHRAGYIKRLEWLAPYGASALFAAGGTGEFFSLAASEYSEIIKTAVDTCASSVPILAGVGGSTRQAIEYAQEAERLGAKGLLLLPHYLTEASQDGVAAHVEAVCKSVKIGVVVYNRNVCRLTAPLLERLAERCPNLIGYKDGLGDIELMVSIRRRLGDRFSYLGGLPTAEVYAAAYKALGVPVYSSAVFNFIPKTAMDFYHAIAREDHATVGKIIDDFFLPYLDIRNRKAGYAVSIVKAGAKIAGYDAGPVRAPLTDLTGEEYEMLAALIDKQGAQ comes from the coding sequence ATGAATCCACAAGAACTGAAGTCCATCCTCTCTTCCGGCTTGCTGTCGTTCCCGGTCACCGACTTCAATGCCCAGGGCGACTTCCATCGCGCGGGCTACATCAAGCGTCTCGAGTGGCTGGCCCCATACGGCGCCTCGGCGTTGTTCGCCGCAGGCGGTACCGGTGAGTTCTTCTCTCTGGCGGCCAGCGAATATTCGGAAATCATCAAGACTGCGGTCGACACCTGCGCCAGCAGCGTGCCAATCCTCGCCGGTGTCGGTGGTTCGACCCGCCAGGCTATCGAATACGCTCAGGAAGCCGAGCGCCTGGGGGCCAAAGGCCTGTTGCTGCTGCCGCACTACCTGACCGAAGCCAGCCAGGACGGCGTTGCCGCGCACGTTGAAGCCGTGTGCAAATCGGTAAAAATCGGCGTGGTGGTTTACAACCGCAATGTCTGCCGCCTGACCGCGCCGCTGCTGGAACGACTGGCCGAGCGCTGCCCGAACCTGATCGGCTACAAGGATGGCCTGGGCGATATCGAGCTGATGGTGTCGATCCGTCGCCGTCTCGGCGATCGTTTCAGCTACTTGGGCGGCTTGCCGACTGCTGAAGTCTACGCCGCGGCCTACAAGGCTTTGGGCGTACCGGTTTATTCCTCGGCGGTGTTCAACTTCATCCCGAAAACCGCGATGGATTTCTACCACGCCATTGCTCGCGAAGATCACGCCACCGTCGGCAAGATCATTGATGACTTCTTCCTGCCGTACCTGGATATCCGCAACCGCAAGGCCGGTTACGCGGTGAGCATCGTCAAGGCCGGGGCAAAAATTGCCGGCTATGACGCAGGCCCGGTGCGTGCACCGCTGACCGATCTGACGGGCGAAGAGTACGAAATGCTCGCCGCGCTGATCGACAAGCAGGGCGCGCAGTAA